In Microbacterium maritypicum, the following are encoded in one genomic region:
- a CDS encoding endonuclease/exonuclease/phosphatase family protein translates to MKVISYNLQKHRAAGELAAIVGEHDPDILCLQECDVPELPAEIGDLVLADATQGNRLGLALFYRSSTYHLQSIRTLGLKKSLHDRIAKPAHERVLGARLRDIDDAQDFIVASFHAAPLTALNSLRRHQIRAALTELATLGEGLPQLMVGDYNYPIFKENLGQAVRDHGYALSLSDDHTYTRYRVFRGHYDFATSAGFEIERITTLPQGSSDHRPILVTVKPD, encoded by the coding sequence ATGAAGGTCATCTCGTACAACCTCCAGAAGCATCGCGCGGCCGGTGAACTCGCCGCCATCGTCGGCGAGCACGACCCCGACATCCTGTGTCTGCAGGAGTGCGACGTTCCGGAGCTGCCCGCAGAGATCGGCGACCTGGTCCTCGCGGATGCGACGCAGGGCAACCGCCTCGGGCTCGCGCTGTTCTACCGCTCGAGCACCTACCATCTGCAGTCGATCCGCACCCTCGGGTTGAAGAAGTCGCTGCACGACCGGATCGCGAAACCCGCTCACGAGCGTGTGCTCGGCGCTCGGCTGCGTGACATCGACGACGCCCAGGATTTCATCGTCGCCTCGTTCCATGCCGCACCGCTCACCGCACTGAACTCGTTGCGTCGGCACCAGATCCGCGCGGCGCTCACCGAGCTCGCGACTCTCGGGGAGGGTCTGCCGCAGCTGATGGTCGGCGACTACAACTACCCGATCTTCAAGGAGAACCTCGGTCAGGCCGTGCGCGACCACGGTTATGCCCTCTCGCTCAGCGACGACCACACCTACACGCGCTACCGGGTGTTCCGCGGGCACTACGACTTCGCGACCTCGGCCGGTTTCGAGATCGAGCGCATCACGACGCTGCCCCAGGGGTCGAGCGACCACCGCCCGATCCTGGTCACGGTCAAACCCGACTGA
- the truA gene encoding tRNA pseudouridine(38-40) synthase TruA gives MRIRLDIAYDGTHFRGWAKQPTLRTVQGTLEAALARIVGSDVQFVVAGRTDAGVHASGQVAHVDLDEKQWSRIEARQGRAPLAPAETIAGRMRGVLGAYSDVTVTKTSIAPEGFDARFSAVWRCYRYRLADTQAGFDPLRRHDTTNIRGNLDEQAMDAAARSLIGLHDFASYCKPREEATTIRTLLDYRWVRDAEGVLIAEVKADAFCHSMVRALVGACAAVGEGRLDVEDVVLLRDALTRTSEFKVLAARGLILTEVGYPADELLATRAEQTRARRDGTSRVRDPEPDHSLGE, from the coding sequence GCACCCACTTCCGCGGGTGGGCGAAGCAGCCGACGCTCCGCACCGTGCAGGGGACTCTCGAGGCGGCCCTCGCGCGGATCGTCGGCTCCGACGTGCAGTTCGTCGTCGCGGGCCGCACCGACGCGGGAGTGCACGCCAGCGGTCAGGTCGCGCACGTCGACCTCGACGAGAAGCAGTGGTCGCGCATCGAGGCCAGGCAGGGGCGGGCTCCGCTGGCTCCCGCAGAGACCATCGCCGGGCGCATGCGCGGGGTGCTCGGTGCCTACTCCGATGTCACCGTCACGAAGACGTCGATCGCTCCCGAGGGGTTCGACGCCCGGTTCTCGGCGGTGTGGCGGTGTTACCGCTACCGTCTCGCCGATACCCAGGCCGGGTTCGACCCGCTGCGTCGGCACGACACGACGAACATCCGCGGGAATCTCGACGAACAGGCGATGGATGCCGCGGCTCGCAGCCTCATCGGCCTGCACGACTTCGCTTCGTACTGCAAGCCGCGCGAAGAGGCGACGACGATCCGCACGCTGCTCGACTACCGCTGGGTGCGTGATGCCGAGGGCGTTCTCATCGCCGAGGTCAAGGCCGACGCGTTCTGCCACAGCATGGTGCGCGCACTCGTCGGCGCGTGCGCGGCGGTGGGGGAGGGACGCCTCGACGTCGAGGATGTCGTGCTGCTGCGCGACGCCCTGACGCGCACCAGCGAGTTCAAGGTCCTGGCGGCGCGCGGCCTGATCCTCACCGAGGTCGGCTACCCCGCCGACGAGCTGCTCGCGACGCGCGCGGAGCAGACGCGGGCTCGACGTGACGGTACGAGCCGCGTTCGTGATCCGGAGCCCGACCACAGCCTGGGCGAGTAG